A single region of the Terriglobales bacterium genome encodes:
- a CDS encoding phage portal protein — MKIKETLLSALKRLGASVPKRRTLPLPSILSTYAPRGAEGALPKCTPYNLRKFAETPIARKALNTIKDRVAGMRWRIQPKNGRALEELPEGAERIRVLTDNFDAPNSDDSFRSLAEQVLEDVIVGGFGAVEVQLTDEPDRPLALWPVDGSTIRMRADWDGRPESPRYTQDTGRAGPEGRIVLNDDELIYIRLNPRTHTPFGLGRLEVAFETINAFLGAHRYAARLASNSVVQYALWLQDLTPAHHERLIRWWQDEIEGTGRVPILSVEHKPEVLRFGGGTDADLRLSWQEFLLRVIADAFDIPPFFLGLEHDVNRSTAGELSELAFRQAIVPTARLLAEHLTRDAIGKKLGWHDLEFVFTDTEVRNEREEAEIQEILLRSGVMTVNEVRRMRGLPEITM, encoded by the coding sequence ATGAAAATCAAAGAGACGTTGTTGAGCGCTCTCAAGCGCCTGGGGGCGAGTGTGCCCAAGCGGCGCACGCTGCCGCTGCCCTCCATCCTGAGCACCTACGCGCCACGGGGCGCCGAGGGCGCGCTGCCCAAGTGCACGCCCTACAACCTCCGAAAATTCGCCGAGACGCCCATCGCACGCAAGGCCCTCAACACTATCAAGGACCGGGTGGCCGGGATGCGCTGGCGCATCCAGCCGAAGAACGGCCGGGCGCTCGAGGAGCTGCCTGAGGGCGCCGAGCGCATCCGCGTGCTCACCGACAACTTCGACGCTCCCAACTCCGACGACAGTTTCCGCTCGCTGGCTGAGCAAGTGCTCGAGGACGTGATCGTGGGCGGTTTCGGCGCCGTCGAGGTCCAGCTCACCGACGAGCCGGACCGTCCGCTGGCGCTCTGGCCGGTGGACGGCTCCACCATCCGCATGCGCGCCGACTGGGACGGGCGTCCCGAATCGCCGCGTTACACCCAGGACACCGGCCGCGCCGGGCCCGAGGGGCGGATCGTGCTCAACGACGACGAGCTCATCTACATCCGGCTGAACCCGCGCACCCACACGCCCTTCGGGCTGGGGCGGCTGGAGGTCGCGTTCGAGACCATCAACGCCTTCCTGGGCGCGCACCGTTACGCCGCGCGCCTGGCGTCGAACTCGGTGGTGCAGTACGCGCTCTGGCTCCAGGACCTGACGCCGGCGCACCACGAGCGGCTCATCCGCTGGTGGCAGGACGAGATCGAGGGCACGGGCCGCGTGCCCATCCTGTCGGTGGAGCACAAGCCGGAGGTGCTGCGCTTCGGCGGCGGCACCGACGCCGACCTGCGCCTCTCCTGGCAGGAGTTCCTGCTGCGCGTCATCGCCGACGCCTTCGATATTCCGCCGTTCTTCCTCGGCTTGGAGCACGACGTCAACCGCTCTACCGCCGGCGAACTCTCGGAGCTCGCCTTCCGCCAGGCCATCGTGCCCACTGCGCGCCTGCTGGCCGAGCACCTCACGCGCGACGCCATCGGCAAGAAGCTCGGCTGGCACGACCTGGAGTTCGTCTTCACCGACACCGAGGTCCGCAACGAACGCGAAGAGGCCGAGATCCAGGAGATCCTTCTGCGCAGCGGAGTGATGACGGTGAACGAGGTGAGAAGGATGCGGGGGCTACCGGAGATAACGATGTAG
- a CDS encoding DUF3037 domain-containing protein yields MADDLKQCEFFLIRYAPDAVKNEFVNVGVAVVDPEGAADVRITHDWRRVKCLDPSADIELLEGLESDLRTMLADSDRERLLSKLQDSFSNAIQLTPAKAVLAEDPAVEIENLAQMYLETRRPAGKRELSARQAIFVRMRDAFEQAGVWRLVRHRIAVAQYTHRGDPLRIDCGYRPNGEVKMFHAVSLATEPETAKILAFSFPQIEAGIMKAEQAKASLTAIVEDDLDRGDEQVAFALATLEQARIATAMTADLPRIVDGVRAELRL; encoded by the coding sequence ATGGCTGACGACTTGAAACAATGCGAGTTCTTCCTGATCCGGTACGCGCCCGATGCGGTGAAGAACGAGTTCGTCAATGTCGGGGTGGCGGTGGTGGATCCTGAGGGCGCCGCCGATGTCCGCATCACCCACGACTGGCGGCGCGTGAAGTGCCTGGATCCGTCGGCCGATATCGAGCTCCTCGAAGGGCTGGAGAGCGATCTGCGGACGATGCTTGCCGACTCCGACCGCGAGCGGCTGCTCAGCAAGCTGCAGGATTCGTTCTCCAACGCCATCCAGCTCACGCCCGCCAAGGCGGTGCTGGCGGAGGACCCGGCGGTCGAGATCGAGAACCTGGCGCAGATGTACCTGGAGACGCGGCGTCCGGCAGGGAAGCGCGAACTGTCGGCGCGGCAGGCGATCTTCGTCCGCATGCGCGACGCCTTCGAGCAGGCGGGTGTGTGGAGGCTGGTGCGCCACCGTATCGCAGTCGCGCAGTACACCCACAGGGGCGACCCGCTGCGCATCGACTGCGGCTACCGGCCCAACGGCGAGGTCAAGATGTTCCACGCCGTCTCGCTCGCGACCGAGCCGGAGACGGCCAAGATTCTGGCTTTCTCCTTCCCCCAGATCGAAGCGGGGATAATGAAAGCCGAGCAGGCCAAAGCCTCGCTGACCGCCATCGTCGAAGACGACCTCGACCGCGGCGACGAGCAGGTGGCCTTCGCGCTAGCGACGCTGGAACAGGCGCGTATCGCCACCGCGATGACGGCCGACCTGCCCCGCATCGTCGATGGAGTGCGCGCCGAGTTGCGATTGTAA